In Paraburkholderia aromaticivorans, a single window of DNA contains:
- a CDS encoding lysylphosphatidylglycerol synthase transmembrane domain-containing protein, with translation MRVAPGLLGKGSRLRPLGLWAMGLAGFVAVVLVALHFGSLQKMLELARSARPGWLLVAFVAQGATYLSAAFVWRQALQCAGHPLPLRALVPLGIAKVFTDQVLPSGGISGTMLVVRGLIRRRVPAGIAMAAMLAGLVSYDGAYLIVVLASASALWIRHRMNLPLVIGVAIFVVVTIAVPAAVLGLKRWGQRKPIAWVSKCLGGTDLLQELTDAPTELLRSPWLLMQTVALQLAIFLLDAMTLWLAFKALGEVPALWVVFVSFAIASMVATIGPIPVGLGTFEATSVGMLSLLGVSIEAALAGTLLLRGLTFWLPMLPGLWLARRELSRASGAPAVVSAPR, from the coding sequence GTGCGCGTTGCACCGGGTCTGCTCGGCAAGGGATCTCGGCTGCGCCCGCTCGGGCTCTGGGCAATGGGCTTGGCCGGCTTTGTTGCGGTCGTTCTTGTCGCGTTGCATTTCGGTTCGCTTCAGAAGATGCTCGAATTGGCGCGATCGGCGCGTCCGGGCTGGCTGCTCGTCGCCTTCGTTGCTCAGGGAGCAACCTATCTCAGCGCGGCCTTCGTATGGCGTCAGGCATTGCAATGCGCCGGCCATCCGTTGCCGCTACGCGCGCTCGTTCCGCTCGGCATAGCCAAGGTCTTCACCGATCAGGTTCTCCCGAGCGGCGGCATCAGCGGCACGATGCTGGTCGTGCGCGGGCTGATCAGGCGGCGCGTGCCCGCCGGGATTGCAATGGCGGCAATGCTCGCCGGCCTCGTGTCTTACGATGGTGCGTATCTCATCGTTGTGCTCGCCAGCGCCAGCGCGCTGTGGATTCGGCATCGGATGAATCTCCCGTTGGTCATCGGCGTCGCGATTTTCGTGGTGGTCACCATCGCCGTCCCGGCTGCCGTCCTGGGACTGAAACGATGGGGCCAGCGCAAGCCGATTGCCTGGGTCAGCAAGTGCCTGGGCGGAACCGACCTGCTCCAGGAACTCACCGATGCGCCCACCGAGTTGCTGCGCAGCCCGTGGCTGCTCATGCAGACCGTGGCTCTGCAGCTGGCCATCTTCCTGCTCGATGCCATGACGCTTTGGCTCGCGTTCAAAGCGCTCGGCGAAGTGCCGGCGCTCTGGGTCGTCTTCGTCAGCTTCGCCATTGCGTCGATGGTGGCGACGATTGGTCCGATCCCGGTTGGACTGGGGACCTTCGAAGCCACGAGCGTCGGCATGCTGAGTCTGCTGGGCGTGTCGATTGAAGCAGCGTTAGCGGGGACGCTCCTGCTACGCGGCCTGACCTTCTGGCTGCCGATGTTGCCTGGCCTCTGGCTGGCACGGCGCGAACTCAGCCGCGCATCGGGTGCACCCGCCGTCGTTTCTGCGCCTCGCTAA
- a CDS encoding universal stress protein, which produces MQHITDSAHGCGAEQPRPRIRLDSILEVDMYKRILIAIDGGETSRHAFEGALQLARESDAQVQPLYVVDNPLLACDATGYDPSILREAGLAEGHLLAAAALIAVKRDAVAGTPLTVLVELPGQDIAERVRLAASDFKADLGVPGTHSRREFRRSVPGSVAERLVRRTCSPVLLVPNRQDRPTSTPATVQQFAAGW; this is translated from the coding sequence TTGCAGCACATCACCGACTCCGCTCACGGCTGCGGCGCAGAGCAGCCGCGCCCGCGCATCAGGCTGGACAGTATCCTCGAGGTCGACATGTATAAGCGCATTCTGATCGCAATCGACGGCGGCGAGACGTCGAGGCATGCCTTTGAAGGTGCATTGCAACTCGCTCGCGAAAGCGATGCGCAAGTGCAGCCTCTCTACGTCGTCGACAATCCGCTGCTGGCATGCGATGCGACCGGTTACGACCCTTCGATCCTGCGCGAAGCAGGTTTGGCAGAAGGCCACCTGCTTGCGGCCGCAGCACTGATTGCGGTGAAGCGCGACGCCGTCGCGGGCACGCCGCTGACCGTCCTGGTCGAACTCCCGGGTCAGGACATTGCGGAACGTGTGCGGCTCGCCGCAAGCGACTTCAAGGCCGATCTCGGGGTGCCCGGCACGCACAGCCGGCGCGAGTTTCGGCGGTCTGTTCCAGGGAGTGTCGCCGAGCGTTTAGTGCGTAGGACGTGTTCTCCCGTGCTACTGGTGCCGAATCGACAGGATCGGCCAACGTCCACGCCAGCTACCGTCCAGCAATTTGCGGCCGGCTGGTAG
- the mgtA gene encoding magnesium-translocating P-type ATPase, with the protein MIPADLRLLSAKDLFINQSTLTGEAMPLEKVAQTQTDAAETPFDLQNICFMGSAVVSGIGCGVVVLTGRRTAFGHVAGMIAAQRVQTSFDKGITRFTWLMIGFIVVMVPLVFVINALSKGNWFEALLFAVAVAVGLTPEMLPMIVTVNLAKGAMAMSRKKVIVKRLNAIQNFGAMDVLCTDKTGTLTQDRVILKRHLDLQGNDSDKVLEYAYLNSAHQSGLKNLLDVAVLKHVELVEQLKAHEHYVKIDEMPFDFERRRMSVVLARADGTHVLICKGAVEEMFAVCSRYANENDTGALDDSHFAAAKQTTAALNADGFRVVAVAYKEMPLLQATYSVADEADLTLLGYIAFLDPPKETAPAAIATLKASGVEVKILTGDNDIVTRKICHEVGLAVDRVVLGKELEQLTLGQLADLAETASVFAKVSPAQKASIIDALHRKGHVVGFLGDGINDGPALKAADVGVSVDSAVDIAKESADIILLEKSLAVLGDGVLEGRKVFGNITKYIKMGASSNFGNMFSVLGASVILPFLPMAPIQVLTNNLLYDFSQTTIPTDNVDAEYLRVPRRWDIGNIVKFMLVIGPISSIFDYVTYFMMLHFFNAWDRPSLFQTGWFVESLLSQTLIIHIIRTAKVPFLESRASAALTATSLIIAATAVAIPFTRVGTFLGFTPLPPTYWIGVFLILASYAVLTHLAKMWFVRRFGLD; encoded by the coding sequence ATGATCCCGGCGGATCTACGCCTGCTCTCCGCTAAAGACCTGTTCATCAATCAGTCGACACTGACCGGCGAGGCCATGCCGCTCGAAAAGGTGGCACAAACTCAGACGGATGCAGCTGAAACACCCTTCGATCTCCAGAATATCTGTTTCATGGGCAGCGCCGTCGTCAGCGGTATTGGCTGTGGCGTCGTCGTGCTGACAGGCAGGCGGACGGCCTTCGGCCACGTCGCCGGCATGATCGCCGCGCAACGTGTGCAGACAAGCTTCGACAAAGGCATCACGCGGTTCACCTGGCTGATGATAGGTTTCATTGTGGTGATGGTGCCCCTCGTCTTCGTGATCAATGCTCTGTCGAAGGGAAACTGGTTCGAGGCGCTCCTTTTCGCGGTCGCGGTTGCGGTGGGGCTCACGCCTGAAATGCTGCCGATGATCGTCACGGTGAATCTCGCCAAAGGCGCTATGGCGATGTCGCGCAAAAAGGTCATCGTGAAGCGCCTCAACGCGATCCAGAATTTCGGCGCGATGGACGTTCTGTGCACCGATAAGACGGGCACGCTAACCCAGGATCGCGTCATCCTCAAGCGCCATCTGGATCTGCAAGGGAATGACTCGGACAAGGTCCTCGAATATGCCTACCTGAACAGCGCGCATCAGTCCGGCCTGAAGAACCTGCTCGACGTTGCGGTGCTGAAGCACGTCGAACTGGTTGAGCAGCTCAAGGCACACGAGCATTACGTCAAGATCGACGAGATGCCGTTCGATTTCGAGCGTCGCCGCATGTCCGTCGTTCTCGCACGGGCAGATGGCACTCACGTCCTGATCTGCAAAGGGGCTGTCGAAGAGATGTTCGCGGTGTGCAGCCGCTATGCGAATGAAAACGATACGGGCGCCCTCGACGACAGCCATTTCGCTGCCGCGAAGCAGACCACTGCCGCGCTCAACGCAGATGGATTTCGGGTCGTCGCGGTCGCATATAAGGAAATGCCGCTGCTGCAGGCGACCTACTCGGTCGCCGATGAGGCCGATCTGACGCTGCTTGGCTACATTGCCTTTCTCGACCCACCGAAGGAGACAGCCCCAGCCGCGATCGCGACCCTGAAGGCAAGCGGCGTGGAGGTAAAAATCCTCACGGGCGACAACGACATCGTGACCCGCAAGATCTGTCACGAGGTCGGCCTCGCCGTGGATCGCGTGGTGCTCGGAAAGGAGCTCGAGCAGTTGACGCTCGGACAGCTGGCGGATCTCGCCGAGACGGCGTCCGTTTTTGCCAAGGTGTCACCGGCGCAGAAGGCGTCGATCATCGACGCGTTGCATCGAAAGGGACATGTCGTCGGCTTTCTGGGTGACGGCATCAACGACGGTCCCGCGCTCAAGGCGGCGGATGTCGGTGTGTCCGTAGACAGCGCGGTCGATATCGCGAAGGAGTCGGCCGACATCATCCTGCTCGAAAAAAGCCTTGCGGTGCTGGGCGACGGTGTACTCGAGGGGAGAAAGGTGTTTGGCAACATTACCAAGTACATCAAGATGGGGGCAAGCTCGAATTTTGGAAACATGTTCAGCGTGCTCGGCGCCAGCGTCATCTTGCCATTTCTGCCCATGGCGCCGATTCAGGTGCTCACCAACAATCTGCTGTACGACTTTTCGCAAACCACCATCCCGACCGACAATGTGGATGCAGAATATCTGAGGGTGCCGCGGCGATGGGATATCGGCAACATCGTGAAGTTCATGCTAGTGATCGGGCCGATCAGCTCGATATTTGATTACGTCACTTACTTCATGATGCTTCATTTCTTCAACGCATGGGACCGACCGTCGCTGTTCCAGACGGGCTGGTTTGTTGAATCGCTGCTATCGCAGACGTTGATCATTCACATTATCCGCACCGCCAAGGTCCCCTTCCTCGAAAGTCGAGCGAGCGCTGCGTTGACTGCGACGAGTCTCATCATCGCCGCGACCGCTGTCGCCATACCGTTCACCCGGGTGGGAACCTTCCTCGGATTTACCCCGTTGCCTCCGACCTACTGGATCGGTGTCTTTCTGATTCTTGCGAGCTATGCCGTGCTGACGCATCTTGCAAAGATGTGGTTCGTTCGCAGGTTCGGACTGGATTGA
- a CDS encoding IS3 family transposase (programmed frameshift), with product MKAYSAERKEALVRRMMPPENAAVSALARETGITEQTLYTWRRKAKGQGIAVPGDGKNPEGWSSEDKFAVVLETAPLNAAELAEYCRRKGLYPEQIAAWRAACQAANANATEQAREQRHQSKDDKQRIRQLEKELQRKEKALAEAAALLILRKKGPGDLGRQRGRLINVLDRLLCISLIREAAQSGCRLEKACEELGVSVRTFQRWVREGDAVRADGRTTTERAPPSNRLSEAERQQILQVANSAEFASLPPSQIVPSLADRGVYLASESSFYRVLRSASQQHHRGRARKPSARVVTSHCATGSNQVWSWDITWMPAAVKGQYYYWYMMLDVFSRKIVGHEVHEAESAELAALLMRRASLAEGLAGRPLVLHSDNGSAMKGATMLATLENLGVVASFSRPRVSNDNPFAESLFRTCKYRPDYPRRPFGSIDEARAWTQQFVRWYNHEHKHSGLKFVTPAQRHNGVAAAVLAQREAVYAEARERNPRRWSRSTRDWKLNDEVWLNPERTQQVELKQFA from the exons ATGAAAGCCTACTCAGCAGAAAGAAAGGAAGCGCTGGTGCGTCGCATGATGCCGCCGGAAAACGCGGCGGTCTCGGCGCTTGCCAGAGAAACGGGGATTACGGAACAGACGTTGTACACGTGGCGCCGAAAGGCCAAAGGACAAGGAATCGCAGTGCCGGGCGATGGGAAGAATCCCGAAGGATGGTCTTCGGAAGACAAGTTTGCAGTAGTGCTGGAAACCGCCCCGCTCAACGCAGCGGAGCTGGCCGAGTATTGCCGGCGCAAAGGTCTTTATCCCGAACAGATCGCGGCGTGGCGGGCTGCTTGCCAGGCGGCCAACGCGAATGCCACCGAGCAGGCACGCGAGCAGCGCCATCAGTCGAAAGACGACAAGCAGCGCATCCGGCAGCTCGAGAAGGAACTGCAGCGCAAGGAGAAGGCGCTGGCAGAAGCGGCTGCACTGCTGATTCTGAGAAAAAAAG GTCCAGGCGATCTGGGGAGACAAAGAGGACGATTAATCAACGTCCTGGATCGCCTGCTATGTATATCGTTGATTCGCGAGGCAGCGCAGTCGGGCTGCCGGTTGGAGAAGGCTTGCGAGGAGCTGGGCGTGAGTGTGCGCACATTCCAGCGCTGGGTGCGTGAGGGCGACGCGGTGCGCGCTGATGGCCGCACGACGACCGAGCGAGCGCCGCCGTCCAATCGACTGAGTGAGGCCGAACGGCAGCAGATTCTGCAGGTCGCCAATAGTGCGGAGTTTGCCAGCCTGCCGCCCAGTCAGATCGTGCCGAGCCTCGCCGACCGCGGCGTATATCTCGCGTCGGAGTCGAGCTTTTACCGCGTGCTGCGCAGCGCTTCGCAGCAGCATCACCGCGGCCGTGCGCGCAAGCCCTCGGCCCGCGTGGTGACCAGCCATTGTGCCACTGGTTCGAACCAGGTCTGGTCGTGGGACATCACGTGGATGCCGGCGGCGGTCAAGGGCCAGTATTACTACTGGTACATGATGCTGGACGTGTTCAGCCGCAAGATAGTCGGTCACGAAGTGCATGAGGCGGAATCGGCGGAACTGGCCGCGTTGCTGATGCGGCGTGCCAGTCTGGCGGAGGGCCTGGCAGGGCGCCCCCTGGTGCTGCACTCGGATAACGGCAGCGCAATGAAGGGCGCGACGATGCTCGCCACCCTGGAAAACCTGGGGGTCGTCGCCTCTTTCAGTCGGCCGCGTGTGAGTAACGATAACCCGTTCGCGGAGTCGCTGTTCCGCACCTGCAAGTACCGGCCAGACTATCCGCGCAGACCGTTCGGCAGCATTGATGAAGCGCGGGCCTGGACGCAGCAGTTCGTGCGTTGGTACAACCATGAGCACAAACACAGCGGCCTGAAATTCGTCACGCCGGCGCAGCGCCACAACGGCGTAGCCGCCGCAGTGCTCGCGCAACGTGAAGCCGTTTATGCAGAAGCCAGGGAGCGCAACCCACGGCGTTGGTCCCGATCGACGCGTGATTGGAAATTGAATGATGAAGTCTGGCTCAATCCGGAGCGCACGCAGCAGGTAGAACTAAAGCAGTTTGCATGA
- a CDS encoding cation-transporting P-type ATPase translates to MSLLDGKYGLRALFLLPVWLRHSSSPAAAPSSASSDMLAEFARVSPEEVLQRLRSVAAGLAADEVAQRLRTAGRNQVAHEVRHTIAGELASRSLNPLNLLLLSLAVASSLLGDPRAAIMISLMVLLSVSLGFLQEHRSNKAADALRRMVHTTATVRRPDTGDGPDHVDVPIDQLAPGDVVLLSAGDIPRRQTSCRVFSFL, encoded by the coding sequence ATGTCATTACTCGACGGTAAGTACGGCCTGCGCGCCCTATTCCTACTCCCTGTCTGGCTCAGGCATTCATCGTCGCCGGCTGCAGCGCCGTCGAGCGCCAGTAGCGATATGCTCGCCGAATTCGCTCGCGTCTCGCCCGAAGAAGTGCTACAGCGGCTGCGTAGCGTGGCGGCGGGCCTCGCGGCCGACGAAGTGGCGCAACGGCTGCGCACAGCGGGCCGCAATCAGGTCGCGCATGAAGTGCGTCACACAATCGCTGGTGAACTCGCCAGCCGGTCGCTCAATCCCCTGAACCTTCTGCTGTTGTCGCTGGCAGTAGCATCATCTCTGCTCGGCGATCCACGCGCGGCGATCATGATTTCGCTGATGGTGCTCCTTAGCGTCTCGCTTGGTTTTCTTCAGGAGCATCGTTCGAACAAGGCAGCCGACGCGCTGCGCCGAATGGTGCATACAACGGCAACCGTGCGCCGACCTGACACGGGCGATGGACCCGATCACGTGGACGTCCCGATCGATCAGCTCGCGCCGGGCGATGTCGTCCTGCTTTCGGCCGGCGACATCCCCCGGCGTCAGACTAGTTGTCGTGTCTTCTCTTTCTTATAG
- a CDS encoding SulP family inorganic anion transporter, giving the protein MKKRPRKASVRVRPAHYLPDLRAGLSVAGLLIPESMAYSTIANLPPQTGVVALLAGLVAYGLLGDSRFAIVSATSSSAAVLAAVVVGMAGGNLPMRMLLAAGLVLITGLIFVGASVARLGGASEFIAKPVLRGYAFGLAIIIIVRQIPSVLGVSLKHSDFAGLLIELAHSYPHWNVWQLVTGLVALVLLFAFGRSRQVPGAFVVIALGIVASRWLGLHAHGVSVVGAIDLSGETPSLPSLDHRQWTQLGEFAFALALILYAESYSSVRTFALKHGDLTEPNRELLALGAANLLSGLFHGLPVGAGYSASATNEAAGAHSRCAGWVAAVVVVVIVLTLLSWVALTPTAVLAAVVCHALSHALNPSVFRPYVRLHRDRFIVAAALLAVLVLGVLYGLLAAIGLSLLMLLRGLSVPNVSTLGRLGDGHDFLVLTAHPDARPVPGVIVLRPEAPLFFGNVEVMLQHVRACVVNASDSTQSIVLSLEESPDLDSTSVEALLEFQRFAVARGKRLLFARLKEPVLALLIVAGMPGLTPSHVLYSVDDAVAAALAQSR; this is encoded by the coding sequence ATGAAAAAGCGTCCGCGCAAGGCGTCCGTGCGCGTTCGCCCTGCCCATTACTTGCCTGACCTACGCGCCGGGCTGTCTGTCGCTGGCCTGCTCATTCCTGAGTCGATGGCGTATTCAACCATCGCGAACCTACCGCCGCAGACGGGCGTTGTCGCGCTACTCGCGGGTCTCGTCGCCTACGGCCTGCTGGGCGACAGCCGCTTTGCGATCGTGTCGGCCACGTCCTCGTCGGCGGCCGTCCTTGCAGCCGTGGTGGTGGGAATGGCCGGCGGCAACCTGCCCATGCGCATGCTGCTAGCCGCCGGGCTGGTATTGATTACCGGGTTGATCTTCGTCGGCGCCTCGGTCGCGCGCTTGGGCGGCGCTTCGGAGTTCATCGCCAAACCGGTGCTGCGCGGTTATGCGTTCGGACTCGCAATTATCATCATAGTAAGACAGATACCCAGTGTCCTCGGCGTGAGTCTCAAGCACAGCGATTTTGCCGGCCTCTTGATCGAGCTTGCCCATAGCTACCCGCACTGGAACGTCTGGCAGTTAGTGACCGGGCTCGTCGCGCTGGTCCTTCTATTCGCGTTCGGTCGCTCACGCCAAGTGCCGGGCGCGTTCGTCGTGATCGCGCTAGGCATCGTCGCCAGTCGCTGGCTCGGCCTTCACGCGCACGGGGTGTCGGTGGTCGGCGCAATCGACCTGTCGGGCGAAACGCCTTCCCTGCCGAGCCTTGATCACCGCCAATGGACCCAGCTTGGCGAATTCGCCTTCGCGCTGGCGCTGATCCTGTACGCCGAATCGTATAGCTCGGTCCGCACGTTTGCGCTCAAGCACGGAGACTTGACCGAGCCCAACCGCGAGTTGCTCGCACTCGGGGCTGCGAATCTGCTGTCAGGGCTATTTCATGGCCTGCCGGTAGGCGCCGGCTATTCCGCAAGTGCCACGAACGAAGCGGCTGGTGCACATTCGCGCTGCGCAGGTTGGGTCGCCGCCGTGGTGGTGGTCGTGATCGTGCTCACCTTACTGTCATGGGTGGCCCTCACGCCCACGGCGGTGCTTGCGGCCGTCGTTTGCCATGCGCTTAGCCATGCGTTGAACCCGTCAGTGTTCAGGCCGTATGTTCGGTTGCATCGCGACCGGTTCATCGTCGCCGCCGCCCTGCTTGCGGTGCTGGTGCTAGGCGTGCTCTACGGGTTGCTCGCGGCGATCGGGCTCAGCCTGCTGATGCTGTTGCGCGGGCTCTCTGTGCCGAACGTGAGCACGCTCGGACGCCTCGGCGATGGACACGATTTCCTTGTCCTCACGGCGCATCCGGATGCGCGACCAGTTCCGGGCGTGATTGTCCTGCGCCCGGAAGCGCCGCTCTTTTTTGGCAACGTCGAAGTCATGCTGCAGCATGTGAGAGCGTGTGTCGTCAACGCGAGCGATAGCACGCAATCGATTGTTCTCAGCCTTGAAGAGTCCCCCGATCTGGACAGCACCAGTGTGGAGGCGTTGCTGGAATTCCAGCGCTTTGCAGTGGCGCGCGGCAAGAGGTTGCTCTTCGCCCGTCTGAAGGAGCCCGTGCTGGCGCTGCTCATCGTGGCCGGCATGCCCGGTCTCACGCCGTCGCACGTCCTTTACAGCGTCGACGACGCGGTCGCCGCCGCCCTCGCTCAGTCGAGGTGA
- a CDS encoding sensor histidine kinase → MKYTPEKGCIAVNVLADGKDLVVSVKDNGLGISGALLPHIFELFAQSSRTIAASAGGLGVGLAVVKAVAESHGGRVSATSAGPGTGSEFTLRLPVVLERRMAGEPA, encoded by the coding sequence GTGAAATACACGCCGGAGAAGGGTTGCATCGCCGTGAACGTGCTCGCAGACGGGAAGGACCTTGTGGTGTCCGTCAAGGACAATGGCCTGGGCATATCGGGCGCGCTCCTGCCACATATCTTTGAGCTCTTCGCTCAATCCAGCAGAACGATTGCGGCGAGTGCCGGCGGTTTGGGGGTGGGTCTTGCCGTCGTGAAAGCGGTCGCCGAATCGCATGGCGGAAGGGTGTCGGCGACCAGTGCCGGCCCCGGTACGGGCAGCGAATTCACGCTACGGCTGCCGGTCGTGCTGGAACGGCGCATGGCTGGTGAGCCGGCGTGA
- a CDS encoding sensor histidine kinase translates to MADDMMERPPRQAAIAFSSNSSSAGHRFDALRRKDEILAMVAHELRGPLTPMQLAIHLIRRASADRPEVLRSLDMLDRQITQIIRLAEDLMDATRIDRGALRVSKVPFDVVEVLAAPSPQPHWQQPNAARLSPCRLPTGHYALKAIQPVSHRPSTTSCITQ, encoded by the coding sequence GTGGCAGATGACATGATGGAACGCCCGCCCCGGCAGGCCGCCATCGCTTTTTCCAGCAATTCTTCATCGGCCGGCCATCGTTTCGACGCACTACGACGCAAGGACGAAATTCTTGCCATGGTGGCGCACGAGCTTCGTGGACCGTTGACGCCGATGCAACTCGCCATCCATCTCATTCGCAGGGCGTCGGCGGATCGCCCGGAGGTGTTACGGTCGCTCGACATGCTCGACCGGCAGATCACACAGATTATCCGGCTTGCCGAGGACTTGATGGATGCAACGCGGATCGACCGTGGCGCACTCCGTGTGAGCAAGGTCCCCTTCGACGTCGTCGAGGTTCTGGCCGCCCCCTCACCGCAGCCGCACTGGCAGCAGCCGAACGCGGCCAGACTCTCACCGTGCAGATTGCCGACAGGGCACTACGCATTGAAGGCGATCCAGCCCGTCTCGCACAGGCCGTCGACAACCTCCTGCATAACGCAGTGA